The Streptococcus sp. S5 genome contains a region encoding:
- a CDS encoding M15 family metallopeptidase, producing MTNKYRRARKKRKKWWPYLLSFFLLVVLGSGIGAYLAKPSLFSGLQFWKAKKTAVTTPSSSKKKKEKSDLPAVSTKDWQLILVNRDNVKPELNPQLTDVDAIKVDSRIVEPTRQFLEAARKIAPEETLISGYRSVAEQTELYNERVAQLEASGLSHEEAEKQVQTQVQVPGASEHQTGLAIDMSVEAGQSDELGMQLAAIAPQYGFVLRYPDGKSNITGVNFENWHFRYVGVENAQYMAKHQLVLEEYIQLLKKAGK from the coding sequence ATGACGAATAAGTATAGACGCGCACGAAAAAAACGTAAGAAATGGTGGCCTTACCTATTGAGTTTCTTTCTTCTTGTGGTCCTTGGATCGGGAATTGGTGCTTACTTAGCGAAGCCAAGCTTGTTTTCAGGGCTTCAGTTTTGGAAGGCTAAAAAAACAGCTGTAACGACTCCCTCTTCTTCTAAGAAAAAGAAAGAAAAATCAGATTTACCAGCCGTTTCGACAAAAGACTGGCAGTTGATCTTGGTCAATCGTGATAATGTGAAGCCTGAGTTGAACCCACAATTGACAGATGTAGATGCTATCAAAGTGGATAGTCGGATTGTAGAACCAACTCGTCAATTTTTAGAAGCGGCTCGAAAAATTGCCCCAGAAGAAACCTTGATATCAGGCTATCGAAGTGTGGCCGAGCAAACAGAGCTCTATAATGAGCGTGTTGCGCAACTAGAGGCTAGCGGCCTTTCGCACGAAGAAGCTGAAAAGCAGGTGCAGACCCAGGTACAGGTCCCTGGTGCGAGTGAACACCAGACAGGACTTGCCATTGATATGAGTGTCGAAGCTGGCCAAAGTGATGAGTTGGGCATGCAGCTGGCTGCCATCGCACCGCAATATGGCTTTGTGCTTCGCTACCCAGATGGGAAGAGCAACATCACGGGTGTGAATTTTGAGAATTGGCATTTCCGTTATGTTGGCGTAGAAAATGCTCAGTATATGGCCAAGCATCAGCTAGTATTGGAAGAATATATTCAGCTATTGAAAAAAGCTGGCAAATAA
- a CDS encoding histidine phosphatase family protein, translated as MTKTRLYIARHGKTMFNTIGRAQGWSDTPLTEAGERGIRELGLGLKEAGLSFEEAVSSDSGRTIQTMGIILQELGLTGKIPYRYDKRIREWCFGSFDGAYDGDLFMGVLPRVFKVDDFHQLSLMELAEGIVEVDTTGWAESWGTLSSRIKEGFEAIAKEVEAAGGGNAIVVSHGMTITTLIYLIDPKAVEELVLDNGSVTVLSYEDSAFHIEKIGDLSYRKVGAKLLEDGHDE; from the coding sequence ATGACAAAAACCAGATTATATATTGCTCGTCATGGAAAAACCATGTTTAATACCATTGGGCGGGCACAGGGCTGGTCAGACACTCCGCTGACAGAAGCAGGAGAGCGTGGGATTCGAGAATTAGGACTTGGTCTCAAGGAAGCTGGGCTTTCTTTTGAAGAGGCTGTTTCGAGTGATTCTGGACGCACCATTCAAACCATGGGAATTATTCTTCAAGAACTCGGTCTGACAGGGAAAATCCCTTATCGTTATGACAAACGGATCCGCGAGTGGTGTTTTGGTAGTTTTGACGGTGCTTATGATGGCGATCTCTTCATGGGAGTTTTACCCCGTGTCTTTAAGGTCGATGATTTCCATCAGTTGAGCCTGATGGAGTTAGCAGAAGGGATCGTCGAAGTGGATACCACTGGTTGGGCTGAATCCTGGGGAACCTTGAGTAGTCGGATCAAAGAAGGTTTTGAAGCCATCGCAAAAGAGGTAGAAGCAGCTGGTGGTGGCAATGCTATTGTAGTCAGCCATGGCATGACCATTACGACCTTGATTTATCTCATCGATCCTAAGGCTGTCGAAGAATTAGTCTTGGACAACGGAAGCGTAACGGTTTTGTCTTATGAAGATAGCGCCTTTCATATTGAAAAGATTGGGGATCTATCTTATCGTAAGGTTGGAGCAAAACTCCTAGAGGATGGTCATGACGAATAA
- a CDS encoding histidine phosphatase family protein has protein sequence MAKTRLFVIRHGRTMFNTIGRAQGWSDTPLTAEGERGIQALGIGLRESGLEFTRAYSSDSGRAIQTMGIILDELGLKDQIPYRFDKRIREWCFGSFDGAYGGELFHGVVPRVLDVEDYKTLTLEDLANGICQVDTANWAEPWEVLKSRILEGFEAIAKEVEENGGGNALVVSHSWTIQTLVCLVEGKPNLNLPLSNGSVTLVEYEDGKLTVKGIGDSSYREVGESLQES, from the coding sequence ATGGCTAAAACAAGATTATTTGTGATTCGTCATGGGAGAACCATGTTTAATACCATTGGCCGTGCTCAAGGCTGGTCCGATACGCCCTTGACAGCAGAAGGAGAACGAGGGATTCAGGCTCTGGGAATCGGCTTGCGTGAGTCTGGTTTGGAGTTTACTCGAGCTTATTCCAGTGATTCAGGCCGTGCCATTCAGACTATGGGGATCATTCTCGATGAATTGGGCTTGAAAGACCAGATTCCTTATCGCTTTGACAAACGGATCCGCGAGTGGTGTTTTGGAAGTTTTGATGGTGCCTATGGAGGGGAGCTCTTTCACGGTGTCGTGCCACGTGTGCTAGATGTAGAAGATTATAAGACCCTGACCTTGGAAGACTTGGCTAATGGCATCTGCCAAGTAGATACAGCGAATTGGGCTGAACCTTGGGAAGTTTTAAAAAGCCGAATCCTAGAAGGTTTTGAAGCCATCGCCAAAGAAGTAGAAGAAAATGGTGGAGGCAATGCCTTGGTGGTCAGCCATAGTTGGACCATTCAGACCTTAGTCTGCTTGGTCGAAGGAAAACCAAATCTCAATCTGCCTCTTTCAAATGGTAGTGTTACCCTTGTAGAATATGAAGATGGAAAATTGACGGTTAAGGGGATTGGAGATAGCAGTTACCGTGAGGTCGGTGAAAGCTTGCAAGAATCCTAG
- a CDS encoding PFL family protein, with protein MDIKQVTETIAMIEEQNFDVRTITMGISLLDCIDPDIEKAAEKVYNKIVTKAKDLVAVGDEIAAELGIPIVNKRVSVTPISIIGAATNATDYVPFAKALDRAAKEVGVNFIGGFSALVQKGYQKGDEILINSIPRALAETDFVCSSVNIGSTKTGINMTAVRDMGRIIKEASQADPMGPGKLVVFANAVEDNPFMAGAFHGVGEADVVINVGVSGPGVVQRAIEKVPGASFDVLAETVKKTAFKITRAGQLVGQMASERLGVEFGIVDLSLAPTPAVGDSVARVLEAMGLEVVGTHGTTAALALLNDQVKKGGIMACNQVGGLSGAFIPVSEDEGMIAAVQSGHINLEKLEAMTAICSVGLDMIAIPADTPDTTIAAMIADEAAIGVINQKTTAVRIIPYGKEGDMLELGGLLGSAPVMKVNKASSADFIARGGQIPAPVHSFKN; from the coding sequence ATGGACATTAAACAGGTAACAGAAACCATTGCCATGATTGAGGAGCAGAACTTCGATGTTCGGACCATCACCATGGGAATTTCGCTTCTCGATTGTATTGATCCGGATATCGAAAAGGCGGCAGAAAAAGTCTACAATAAGATTGTGACAAAGGCCAAAGATTTGGTGGCTGTTGGGGATGAGATTGCGGCGGAACTCGGCATTCCTATTGTCAACAAGCGGGTTTCAGTCACTCCGATTTCTATTATCGGTGCAGCAACCAATGCGACAGATTATGTACCCTTTGCTAAGGCACTGGATCGTGCGGCCAAAGAAGTTGGGGTCAACTTTATCGGTGGCTTCTCAGCTCTGGTTCAAAAAGGCTACCAAAAAGGGGATGAAATCCTCATCAATTCCATTCCTCGTGCCCTTGCGGAGACAGATTTTGTCTGCTCTTCAGTCAATATCGGATCGACCAAGACAGGGATCAATATGACCGCTGTCCGAGATATGGGCCGTATCATTAAAGAAGCATCCCAAGCCGATCCGATGGGGCCTGGTAAGCTGGTAGTTTTTGCCAATGCGGTAGAAGATAATCCCTTTATGGCGGGTGCCTTCCACGGTGTTGGTGAAGCGGATGTTGTCATCAACGTTGGTGTTTCTGGTCCTGGTGTCGTCCAACGGGCGATTGAAAAAGTTCCAGGTGCAAGCTTTGACGTATTGGCTGAAACCGTCAAGAAGACAGCCTTCAAGATTACCCGTGCCGGCCAATTAGTTGGTCAAATGGCTAGTGAACGTCTCGGTGTGGAGTTTGGGATTGTAGACTTGTCTCTTGCGCCAACACCAGCTGTTGGGGATTCGGTTGCCCGTGTCCTTGAAGCCATGGGGCTTGAAGTAGTAGGAACTCATGGAACTACCGCAGCGCTGGCTCTACTCAATGACCAGGTGAAAAAAGGTGGCATCATGGCTTGTAACCAAGTCGGTGGTTTGTCAGGTGCCTTCATTCCGGTCTCAGAAGATGAAGGGATGATTGCGGCGGTCCAATCAGGTCATATCAACCTGGAAAAATTGGAAGCCATGACAGCTATCTGCTCCGTCGGTCTAGATATGATTGCCATCCCAGCTGATACTCCAGATACAACCATTGCGGCCATGATCGCCGATGAAGCGGCTATCGGAGTGATCAACCAAAAGACAACAGCTGTTCGGATCATTCCTTATGGAAAAGAAGGCGATATGTTAGAGCTCGGTGGACTTCTTGGGTCTGCTCCGGTGATGAAGGTCAACAAAGCTTCGTCAGCTGATTTCATTGCCCGTGGTGGTCAAATTCCAGCTCCGGTTCATAGCTTTAAAAACTAA
- a CDS encoding ACT domain-containing protein, whose product MKAIITVVGKDQKGIVAGVATKVAELGLNIDDISQTVLDEYFTMMAVVSSDEKKDFTQLRSELEEFGQSLHVKINIQSAAIFDAMHNL is encoded by the coding sequence ATGAAAGCAATTATTACAGTCGTTGGAAAAGACCAAAAAGGAATCGTAGCGGGTGTTGCAACGAAAGTGGCAGAATTAGGACTCAATATCGATGATATCTCTCAAACCGTATTGGATGAATACTTTACCATGATGGCGGTTGTATCGTCAGATGAGAAAAAAGATTTCACACAGCTCCGTTCAGAGTTGGAAGAATTCGGTCAGTCTCTTCATGTAAAAATCAATATCCAAAGCGCAGCGATTTTTGATGCTATGCACAATTTGTAA
- a CDS encoding VanZ family protein translates to MGYISTIKAAVQLFPFLAFLLTLPYMILNYRKYGSVNKLRVLIFYSFMLYLMTVYLLVILPLPDPSKIHTNYSEMVNLHPFAFVVDFFQESPFDLAQTGTWIQALKHPTFYVPAFNVLMLIPFGMYLRYYFKCGFKKTILLTALFSLFLELTQLSGLYFLYPGPYRLADVDDIIQNTTGGGVGYLLGWFLVWLLPTRDEIDEHSFRVGTRVSGFRTGLAFLIDFVMLSLLYAVIERLETIPYVAVLAVYFGLIPLWRGKTLGMALLKFRLHFDKQKWLRTIWRGILVVGYFYLIPQGLFYLISLLNSDLTDNSLLTLSMILLLFFVVLLYLILTLAIVLLNRRFPFDRLAGTEYESTVRVKKEIIKDETESSK, encoded by the coding sequence ATGGGGTATATCTCTACTATTAAAGCGGCTGTTCAGCTCTTTCCTTTCCTGGCATTTTTGCTGACCTTGCCCTACATGATTTTGAATTATCGAAAATATGGTTCGGTCAATAAACTGCGGGTGCTGATTTTCTATTCTTTTATGCTTTACTTGATGACGGTCTATCTCTTGGTGATCTTGCCTCTGCCGGATCCAAGTAAGATTCATACTAACTACTCGGAAATGGTCAATCTCCATCCCTTTGCTTTTGTAGTGGATTTTTTCCAGGAGAGCCCCTTTGATTTAGCGCAGACTGGTACATGGATTCAAGCCCTTAAGCATCCAACTTTTTATGTGCCTGCCTTTAATGTTCTGATGTTGATTCCTTTTGGGATGTATCTACGCTATTATTTCAAGTGTGGTTTTAAGAAAACGATTCTCCTGACAGCCCTCTTTAGTCTCTTTTTGGAGCTGACCCAGTTATCAGGTCTCTACTTTCTATATCCGGGTCCTTACCGCCTAGCAGATGTCGATGATATTATTCAAAATACCACTGGTGGTGGAGTGGGTTATCTGCTTGGTTGGTTCCTGGTTTGGTTATTGCCGACACGAGACGAAATTGACGAACATTCTTTCCGAGTAGGAACCAGAGTATCTGGTTTCCGGACGGGTCTTGCCTTCTTGATCGACTTTGTGATGCTATCCTTGCTTTACGCGGTAATCGAGCGTTTAGAGACGATTCCTTATGTAGCGGTTTTGGCTGTTTATTTTGGTTTGATTCCCTTGTGGCGGGGCAAAACCTTGGGAATGGCTTTGTTGAAATTCCGCCTGCATTTTGACAAGCAAAAATGGCTTCGCACCATCTGGCGGGGAATTCTGGTAGTGGGCTATTTCTATCTGATTCCTCAAGGGTTGTTCTATTTGATTTCGCTCTTGAATAGCGATTTGACGGACAATTCCCTCTTAACCCTGTCCATGATTTTATTGCTCTTCTTTGTGGTTTTATTGTACCTGATTCTCACTCTTGCCATCGTCTTGCTCAATCGTCGCTTTCCCTTCGACCGTCTAGCTGGGACTGAGTATGAGAGTACGGTGCGCGTGAAGAAAGAGATCATAAAGGATGAAACTGAATCGTCAAAATAG
- a CDS encoding rhomboid family intramembrane serine protease — MKRILTTSPVISTLALICLLLALLTSFYGDAMYDLLAFHSKPVYGWQYVSGTLMHGSKGAPIWFLWVHLLLNGLMILPFGGLLERKRDSRQVLIVFVTATVLSSIVFHFLTQEQDIQATGISAVGYAFVTGGVLLLPKMWKEFSLTVKWFYLFLIFLSGLMLLPVITGWISTLLHLSGIVSYLLVFIGSNILKGRS, encoded by the coding sequence ATGAAAAGAATCCTCACAACCTCCCCTGTTATCAGTACTTTAGCTCTAATCTGTTTGTTGCTTGCTCTATTAACTTCCTTTTATGGGGATGCTATGTATGACCTATTGGCTTTTCATTCGAAGCCGGTGTATGGTTGGCAATATGTCAGTGGGACCCTGATGCACGGTAGTAAAGGAGCCCCTATCTGGTTTTTATGGGTCCATTTGTTGTTAAATGGACTCATGATCCTTCCCTTCGGAGGACTGCTAGAAAGAAAAAGAGACTCCAGACAAGTCTTAATCGTTTTTGTGACGGCGACAGTCCTCTCTTCCATCGTTTTTCACTTTTTAACCCAGGAGCAGGACATTCAGGCAACAGGGATCTCTGCTGTAGGATACGCCTTTGTGACCGGAGGAGTCCTGCTCCTGCCAAAGATGTGGAAAGAATTTTCACTCACCGTAAAATGGTTTTATCTATTCTTAATTTTTCTATCTGGCCTCATGCTCTTACCAGTAATCACCGGATGGATCTCAACGCTATTACATCTTTCAGGGATTGTGAGTTATCTATTGGTCTTTATCGGAAGTAATATCTTGAAGGGGAGAAGCTAA
- a CDS encoding CsbD family protein — MSLEEKLNQAKGSVKEGLGKLTGDTKTEAEGTAEKVASKAKEVAEDAKEAVEGAIKGVKNIFHKDDK; from the coding sequence ATGTCATTAGAAGAAAAATTGAACCAAGCAAAAGGTTCTGTTAAAGAAGGCCTTGGTAAATTAACCGGTGATACAAAAACAGAAGCTGAAGGCACTGCTGAAAAAGTTGCTTCAAAAGCAAAAGAAGTTGCTGAAGATGCAAAAGAAGCTGTTGAAGGAGCTATCAAGGGCGTTAAAAATATCTTTCATAAAGACGACAAATAG
- a CDS encoding DUF3169 family protein, whose translation MKKKHLLLLLGSLLLGGLIGMFGATFTNLHLNISQEQVQFILTTIFFYLGILSTIVALYFIMNSRKVYASYLAEEDDELNELAYIKMYRSLDYGTVAYNVLQVSMLFSLLTVLPSHDLPISAFLLAVLTILVGSFCIKTTSKIRNYQLSILATPKEVLDYLETYDEGEKQAEMVEAYLILFKLNQLILPSVYIILFALSIILGEVQLVAALITSVIHLYINIAQLGKTKRYFK comes from the coding sequence ATGAAAAAGAAACATTTATTACTATTGTTAGGAAGTTTATTGTTGGGTGGTTTAATCGGAATGTTTGGTGCTACCTTTACGAATCTTCATTTAAACATTTCTCAAGAGCAAGTACAGTTTATTTTGACGACCATCTTTTTCTATCTGGGAATACTATCGACAATAGTAGCTCTCTATTTTATCATGAATAGTAGGAAAGTTTATGCTAGCTACCTAGCAGAAGAAGATGATGAATTAAACGAGCTAGCTTATATTAAGATGTATCGCTCTCTAGATTATGGGACAGTTGCTTACAATGTTTTGCAAGTTAGTATGCTTTTTAGCTTGCTTACAGTGTTGCCTAGCCACGATTTACCGATATCAGCTTTTCTCTTAGCAGTATTAACCATTCTTGTTGGAAGTTTCTGCATCAAAACAACGAGCAAAATTCGTAATTACCAACTCTCTATTTTAGCCACACCAAAAGAGGTATTAGATTATCTAGAAACCTATGACGAGGGAGAGAAACAAGCGGAAATGGTAGAGGCTTATTTAATCTTGTTCAAACTCAATCAGCTAATCTTACCATCTGTCTATATCATCTTGTTTGCCCTATCCATTATTCTTGGAGAAGTACAGTTAGTTGCTGCCCTTATAACTTCTGTCATCCATCTCTATATCAATATTGCACAATTAGGAAAAACAAAACGTTACTTTAAATAA
- a CDS encoding PspC domain-containing protein has product MKEFLADFQVDTEHKEIAGVCAGIARYFNVDPLMIRALAVLLFLSSIEISLLTVISYAFLAGWMGNESLEVVIKKSGYKILFFYLVSILLNSFGDQVLTATFGFGHALVQGLLGLF; this is encoded by the coding sequence ATGAAAGAGTTTTTGGCAGATTTTCAAGTAGATACCGAACATAAAGAAATTGCAGGGGTTTGTGCCGGTATCGCCCGTTATTTCAATGTAGACCCTCTGATGATTCGTGCATTAGCCGTTTTGCTTTTTCTATCTTCGATAGAAATTAGTCTTCTCACAGTGATAAGTTATGCTTTTTTAGCTGGCTGGATGGGAAATGAATCTCTTGAAGTAGTCATCAAAAAATCAGGGTACAAGATTCTATTTTTCTATCTAGTTTCCATTCTCCTGAATAGTTTTGGTGATCAAGTTTTAACGGCTACTTTTGGATTTGGGCATGCTCTGGTTCAAGGACTGCTAGGTTTATTTTAG
- a CDS encoding helix-turn-helix transcriptional regulator, translating into MKLKNRLKELRARDGLNQTELAKLAGISRQTISLLERDEYTPSIIIALKISQIFHEPVESVFRLEEEES; encoded by the coding sequence ATGAAGCTAAAAAATCGTTTAAAAGAGCTTCGCGCTCGTGATGGTTTAAACCAAACCGAGCTTGCAAAGCTAGCAGGTATATCTAGGCAGACCATTAGTTTGCTAGAGCGTGATGAGTATACCCCCTCTATTATTATCGCCTTGAAAATCTCTCAGATATTTCATGAGCCAGTAGAGTCGGTATTTCGCTTAGAGGAGGAAGAATCATGA
- the cadX gene encoding Cd(II)/Zn(II)-sensing metalloregulatory transcriptional regulator CadX has product MKKDSICQVDVINQQNVTTATNYLEKEKVQKSLRILSKFTDNKQINIIFYLLAVEELCVCDIACLLNLSMASASHHLRKLANQNILDTRREGKIIYYFIKDEEIRDFFNQLG; this is encoded by the coding sequence ATGAAAAAAGATAGTATCTGTCAAGTGGATGTTATTAATCAACAAAATGTTACAACCGCAACGAACTACCTTGAAAAGGAAAAAGTCCAAAAATCACTTCGCATTTTATCAAAATTTACCGATAATAAACAGATAAATATCATCTTTTATCTCCTTGCTGTTGAAGAACTCTGTGTCTGTGATATAGCCTGTTTACTAAATCTCAGTATGGCATCTGCCTCCCACCATCTTCGTAAACTAGCCAATCAAAACATCTTGGATACTAGAAGAGAGGGGAAAATTATATATTATTTTATAAAAGATGAGGAAATCAGAGATTTTTTTAATCAACTAGGATAA
- a CDS encoding CadD family cadmium resistance transporter: MVQNVVTSIILYSGTAVDLLIILMLFFAKRKSRKDIINIYLGQFLGSVSLIFLSLLFAFVLNYIPSKEILGLLGLIPIFLGLKVLLLGDSDGEAIAKDGLRKDNKNLIFLVAMITFASCGADNIGVFVPYFTTLNLANLIVTLLTFLVMIYLLVFSAQKLAQVPSVGETLEKYSRWFIAVVYLGLGMYILIENNSFDMLWAVLG; encoded by the coding sequence ATGGTTCAAAATGTTGTTACTTCAATAATCCTGTATTCTGGGACAGCCGTAGACTTACTTATTATCCTAATGTTATTTTTTGCCAAAAGAAAAAGCAGAAAGGACATCATTAACATCTATTTAGGACAATTTCTAGGCTCTGTTAGTCTAATATTCCTAAGTTTGCTTTTTGCATTTGTCTTGAATTATATTCCTAGTAAAGAGATTTTAGGTTTACTCGGTTTGATTCCAATTTTCCTAGGCCTCAAAGTTTTGCTTTTAGGAGATTCTGATGGAGAAGCTATTGCAAAAGATGGTTTGCGAAAAGACAATAAAAACCTGATTTTTCTAGTCGCTATGATTACTTTTGCAAGTTGTGGCGCTGACAATATTGGTGTCTTTGTCCCATATTTTACCACCTTAAATTTAGCGAATTTGATAGTGACTTTACTTACTTTTCTAGTCATGATTTATCTCTTGGTTTTTTCTGCCCAAAAATTAGCACAAGTCCCTTCTGTTGGAGAAACTTTGGAAAAATATAGCAGATGGTTTATTGCCGTTGTCTATTTAGGATTGGGGATGTATATCCTGATTGAAAACAACAGCTTTGACATGCTATGGGCTGTGTTAGGCTAG
- a CDS encoding heavy metal translocating P-type ATPase → MSFKVLHRGYQHIRLSSSFSLTLDIQDYLRSLAKDEKGIDSIQFYMDQQHFTLRMKEGFSVLENAEAFLKKIDKGKVSDLMTLPIRREESAYSIVSGAAIKRLLFRSFVPYPIRYIWTCYQALGYVKEAYQTLARKELTMEVLDCSAILLSLFMNQSKTASNIMFMLDLGNHLDQWSLKKTATDLEQSLLAKESDVFLVRGDMVISIKSSDVQVGDVLVVSQGNEILFDGQVVSGLGMVNESSLTGESFPVEKKEGDSVCANTVLETGELRIRVTDNQINSRILQLINLMKKSEESKKTKQRHFIRMADKVVKYNFLGAGLTYLLTGSFSKAISFLLVDFSCALKISTPVAYLTAIKEGLNREMVIKDGDVLEKYLEVDTFLFDKTGTITTSYPLVEKVLPFGDYTEKDILRISACLEEHIYHPIANAIVKQAEIEGIEHEEMHGKLQYVASKGIKSQIDGQSVVIGNYVLMQDEQVRISSEQLALIEQYKTHYNLLFLAYKKELIGMFCIHTPLRSEAKVALKKLKRQGKKLILATGDTLARTEELVKDLPFDNVYTDLKPDGKFQLVQELQKAGRTILMVGDGLNDSAALTLADIGVVMNESADISKQMSDILLLDNRLDFFEELNSLSESLQKLIQRNIQETVVINGSLIGFGLLNWLSPSNLSILHNLTTLRIVLRSLSIKSR, encoded by the coding sequence ATGTCTTTTAAAGTGCTACACAGAGGATATCAACATATCCGATTATCGTCCTCGTTTTCACTGACCTTGGATATTCAAGATTATCTTCGTTCCTTGGCTAAAGATGAAAAAGGGATCGACTCTATTCAGTTTTATATGGATCAGCAGCACTTTACTCTACGTATGAAAGAAGGCTTCTCTGTATTAGAAAATGCAGAGGCCTTTTTAAAAAAAATTGACAAGGGGAAAGTTTCGGACTTGATGACTCTTCCCATTCGTAGAGAAGAGAGTGCTTATTCAATTGTATCGGGTGCAGCGATTAAGCGTTTGCTGTTTCGAAGTTTTGTACCCTACCCTATTCGTTATATTTGGACTTGTTATCAGGCTTTGGGTTATGTCAAAGAAGCCTATCAAACTTTAGCGCGCAAGGAACTAACCATGGAGGTCTTGGACTGTTCGGCCATTTTGTTGTCCTTGTTTATGAACCAATCCAAGACAGCTAGCAACATCATGTTTATGCTTGATTTGGGTAATCATCTGGATCAGTGGTCTTTAAAAAAAACAGCAACAGATTTGGAACAAAGCCTTCTTGCTAAAGAAAGTGATGTTTTCTTAGTGCGGGGAGACATGGTCATCAGCATCAAGAGTTCTGATGTTCAAGTAGGTGATGTATTAGTTGTCTCCCAAGGTAATGAAATCTTGTTTGACGGCCAAGTGGTTTCAGGATTAGGCATGGTCAATGAGAGTTCCTTGACTGGAGAGAGCTTCCCTGTTGAAAAGAAAGAGGGAGATTCTGTATGTGCGAATACTGTTTTGGAAACAGGAGAGTTAAGAATTCGTGTGACTGATAATCAGATAAACAGTCGTATTTTGCAACTCATCAATCTGATGAAAAAATCTGAAGAGAGTAAGAAGACAAAACAACGTCATTTTATTAGGATGGCAGACAAGGTTGTAAAATATAACTTCTTAGGTGCTGGTTTGACTTATCTGTTAACAGGTTCGTTTTCAAAAGCCATTTCCTTTTTATTGGTGGATTTTTCATGTGCTCTAAAAATATCCACACCTGTAGCCTACCTTACGGCCATAAAGGAAGGTCTAAATCGAGAAATGGTTATTAAAGATGGTGATGTATTAGAAAAATATCTGGAAGTGGATACTTTCTTGTTTGATAAAACGGGTACCATCACGACGAGTTATCCTTTGGTTGAAAAGGTTCTTCCTTTCGGAGATTATACTGAGAAAGATATTTTAAGAATAAGTGCATGTTTGGAGGAACATATCTATCATCCTATTGCCAATGCAATTGTTAAACAAGCTGAAATTGAAGGCATTGAACACGAAGAAATGCATGGCAAGCTTCAGTATGTTGCAAGCAAAGGGATTAAATCGCAAATTGATGGTCAATCGGTTGTCATTGGAAATTATGTACTAATGCAAGACGAACAGGTAAGAATTAGTTCTGAGCAGCTGGCCTTGATTGAGCAATATAAGACTCATTACAATTTATTGTTTTTGGCTTATAAGAAAGAATTAATTGGGATGTTTTGTATCCACACTCCCTTGAGAAGCGAGGCGAAAGTTGCATTGAAAAAGCTAAAGCGCCAAGGGAAAAAACTGATTCTGGCAACTGGTGATACGTTGGCTAGAACAGAAGAGTTGGTTAAAGATCTGCCATTTGACAACGTTTATACTGATTTAAAACCAGATGGTAAGTTTCAGTTGGTTCAGGAATTACAGAAAGCTGGCCGAACTATTTTGATGGTTGGAGACGGGTTAAACGACTCTGCTGCCTTGACGCTTGCAGATATTGGGGTTGTGATGAATGAAAGTGCTGATATTTCTAAGCAGATGAGTGATATTTTATTATTAGATAATCGTTTAGATTTCTTCGAGGAATTGAATTCTTTATCTGAATCGTTGCAGAAATTAATTCAAAGAAATATTCAAGAAACAGTTGTAATAAATGGAAGTTTAATTGGATTTGGGTTGTTAAATTGGTTAAGCCCATCTAATCTTTCGATATTGCACAATCTGACTACTTTAAGAATCGTCCTTCGTAGTCTTTCTATTAAAAGTAGGTAA
- a CDS encoding DUF6110 family protein gives MLKEVLNVAKVAKKSSLFLGGVAFGTLGLKVLASKEAKKGYSKALAKAYKLKDGLDASVSVVKQHGDDVLQDAKYLYEQEKKEEQLDSLTGE, from the coding sequence ATGTTAAAAGAAGTATTAAACGTCGCAAAAGTTGCGAAAAAATCATCTCTCTTCTTAGGAGGGGTAGCATTTGGGACGCTTGGCTTGAAAGTCTTAGCAAGTAAAGAAGCTAAGAAAGGCTATTCTAAGGCCTTGGCTAAAGCTTACAAATTGAAAGATGGACTGGATGCATCTGTTTCTGTTGTAAAACAACACGGTGATGATGTTTTACAAGACGCTAAATATTTATACGAACAGGAAAAGAAAGAAGAACAATTAGATAGCCTGACAGGTGAATAA